Genomic window (Ostrea edulis chromosome 9, xbOstEdul1.1, whole genome shotgun sequence):
AAATTGATTTTACAAGATTTCAGACACATCATCAAAATAATCCTTTAACATACTAAGATAACAAACTAAAATTACTTAACACTGGCCTGGTGTCTTAACTATAATTATAGGTCACATCAGAAGAACTATAGATCTCTGCAAGCTGGCCATTGGGTAgttaaaaacaaaaccaaaagaaTTCCTTCCCCCTTTTTTGAACATATATACTATGTAAAGCTGTGAACTTAATTTGatagaaaattttgatatactGCAGAACCGTAAAAGAATTTTCCAATGCCCATTTTGGTCAAGGAAGCGGTCAGATATGGTTGGAAAATGTCAACTGCAATGGAACGGAGAGTTCCATAGCTCTGTGTCCTTCCAATGGATTTGGAACACATAACTGCACACATGGAGAGGATGCGGGAGTAATTTGTCATTAGAGGTGTAAAAAATTTATTGTAATTAGAGCTGTATTTAATAATCATagccaaaataattttattgtatGACGATACAGAGAGTAATTGTAACcagaattattttcaataaacatAACCGATACTTCACATTGTTTGCTGATTTTATTCTAGAACTAAGCAgtgtgtatttaaaaaaaacccaacaaacaaTCAAGTATTCAAAATCAAGATAAACAGGTCAAATGATCCAAAAGAAGTAAACAGTTTAAGtttttaatgataataattatttcattaGCAAAATCACAGGAGAAGGAAATGTGACATTTTATGCAAAAATCTATTAGAATGAGTGAAATTCTATCCACCCACAAAcacttacatatacatatatccaCCAAAATATCAGGATTATATAAGACCCTACATAATATGTACTCAGTTCAAGTCGACAccatgtatattaacaattaTTCTTCTACTGCattcaaacttttaattacaaatatgaaagacgaacataacgaacagtgatcaatctcataactcctataaacaatgaaaagtagagagttgggcaaacacggacccctggatataccagaggtgagatcaaatgcctaggacgagtaagcatcccctgttgacctttCATACCCATCGTGAGCCCTTATCAGAAACCTGCCTCTATTTTCAAACTGagcacacgcagaacaagctcttgcgcatcgaatcagttgagatatatacacatcatatgtatgtgataatagaatattgctacatatatatgcGAATtttacgatggagaagctgaaatcatcccgtttgtcataaagttgagttgttagtttgccgatatacaagagcttgttctgcgtatgatctgattttaaatcgatgcagcCTTTCAGTTACCCTTGTGTTTTCAGATGCAAGTAACATTACAGATTGTGCATTTACTGTAGAATTTGTTTAGGCCTATCACTCACGGTAAAAGTTTTAATACCTATGTATTGAAATGAGAAAAGTGCATATGTTATACAAGAAAATCGTCTGGATACTATCCCATcgtttggtcaaatgctgtctgacatgttcataccgattgctaggccgttcttgtcacataatactacggattactccgtttacctgatcaagacatagggttcacggtgggtgtgactgatcaacaggggatgcttactcctcgtaggcacctggtcccacctctgtatgtccaggggtctatgtttgtccaactcttgaatttgtatttttatagaagttatgaattTGACCAcgatttgttatcttcacttttcataaatTGAATTTGGTCTGCATAATCTTCCGGCCCGCAATGCTACTACTGCAGCTAATCAAAGTATTTGTGATCGAATATCGATGGAAATGAGACTCGGCTAaatattgattactgtttgttatcttcacctcttcaCGTTATGCagaaaaacatatttaaagCACCAGCGtatggatataaaaaaaattgggtgGATAAAGCCATTTTTCTGTCTTTATTGTTCGAGGCCTGTTGCACTATAACAGGCGAGCAAGTTCCTATATACGTGTTTGAGTTTTTAATCtataatatttttaatgttcGGTTGAACTGATTAATAAGAACATGAAAGTGAAGACCCCTAGACACCTCTGAGGGGatatcaggtgccttggaggagtaagcatccatgCTGACCGATCACATCCACCATAAGcttgataaaataatttgtacgctaaaatattataattagcaCTGAAGAAACATAATTAAAGCAAGCCAATGAAAAGAGGACTTAAACAATTGTGTTATTCATCCTTTAAGACTTAAAGCGAAATGTTTCGATTTCATTACCTAATTATTCtttatatagatttatttatCAATCGGTGttgacattttattttcagtcaTAACTGTAAGTATTTCATTATCTGATACAAGACAGTTACGTTTGACAAATCATCTTTTTacgtatttacaaaataatttgtcatacattcctttctatatttacacaagAAATAAATTCTTATAAACAGGCCAACATCTTATACAACACCTTACTACATGTGCTATAACTATTCCAGCTGGACATTTCATTATTGGTGATgacaaaatagataaaaatgaCGACCCAAAATCACATTTTGATATGTCCGAGAATAAAACAGCCCCGATcattcaattggcgacagaacgtcatttcttttcaattctgtcaaagattatgccagaATATGGGCTTAATATGAAAACGAATTACTTGATACTTTGTCAAAATAGATAAAAAGTATAAGGAAAAGATAACGAGCAGTTGCCAAACTCAAAAATCATATGAAGAATACACCAAAAGTAGTTGGACAAATACGGatccttggacataccagaggtgggataatgtGCCGAGAAGAATAAAGCTTCCCATGTcaaccggttacacccgccgtgagccctataaaaGACGGAGACaatgaaaagtgatcaatctcataactcctataagtggGATCAggggcctaggaggagtaaacattccctatCCGCCGGTcacaccgccgtgagccctccatcttgatcaggtaaacggagttatccgtagtcaaaatcaatttgCCAAGaagggcctaacaatcggtatggaacacgtcagaaagcatttcACCTAATGATAGATTGTAGAaacaaactatatcgttataacgaccatataatttgtggaTTGCTATATTTAAACGAGTCTATTGAAACCGCTGCACCATGAACTTGCTTTTCGGTAGactgcctcgatttcaaaactgaccatatgcaaaacaagctcttgtgtatcgattcaattgagagatataaacaccatatgcaggtgataatggaacatttaAGAATTGAATAGCACTTTTGAGCTattttaagcaaattctaaGAATCGCAatagcgattcacagagaatttggtTCAAATCTATGtctgttcatattgaccatgaacagcttgaaagtgctgttcaattcttatttttatattcaattACTAaatcaccgtttgtttacattgcttctataagtcttgaaatattttgttgaataaCACGAACTCCTAAGTTGTTAGCTTGCCGTTgatatatactttcaataaaatatctaagtatgaagcagaagtggacgactctggtgtattttattttgagttcacagggatacatcgaatcgacatatgaatgaaaattattattgttaatagataatacgtcgtcgatatatctaaatgtcgaactaAGGCAacagcaagatattttcttctcacgtagaagtttttatgaaactctgcttcataggaaCATAAGAAgtgtcagctaacaaaggaacacaattcgtgcccatggggaattccagcagactgttggaagacctgatcaccaaagactacgaagatattttcaatgaagaactctaacatatatttatttcaacgtCAGACTATTTgcgcgtggaatcagagtagtgtttaacaaagcatttttcttggatgactgatcactagatatgaatatttccgtcctccatttttgttgaagaagcgactgtctatgatgtgaaaaagtctagtctttaattcatcgtgaggaatggtcgtgtaaggtgttgaaaaatcatacgGTATTTTTCGTAATATCTATCCGTCTTTGTTTAGTAAACCTGCAAGAACTATGCGAGGAATGATATAACTTGAACGTGGGCTCTCAAAAAATCCAAGGGAcgttttagtaaatttgaaataaagttttttcCTTCCAAAATCCAATGcatcaaaacgtacgatatTTCGTAACTTCAAACTACAATTCCTCAaggtaataaaaataaaacttggaaataatcatattttgtgatcagtcattcaaacatgaccttaaagaggttcgcacctgagatttagagtaatataaattttttgggaagtgtatttttgatttctacattgaaggaaaattaggaaattaaaacaaaaactggggtcacaacgcttgttattgagctacagtgttttaAAATGATCTCTTTGCACTTAGAAtttattcaatcaaacttgatttttctgttggtGCTAACACAAcgtaagcaacacaaatcattgcatcaaatagatacataatcatgtcttcaaACACTACAGATAAGAATAATAAAtcaatactagtaatggaaatggataatgacctttttgcacttgatatacggaAAACCTCATGATATAAAAATTGatagtttaaaaggacatattaggagtaatgtaaaacttatacggtaccaattttgatgcaccagatgcgcatttcgacaaataatgtctcttcagtgatgctcaaccgaaatgtttaaaatccgaaataacaatgaagtgttagagctattatatggaaaaacagtgtgccaaaaaacgtggagtcaaattcgtctaaggataagagctatgcgttcacgagggagataatccttaattttgaaatgaatttctaaattttataacagcaattagatatacatccatatttcaAAGCtggtaacgaagtacttagctactgggttgtagagaccctcggggactaacagtccaccagcagaggcctcgacccaggggtcataatgtaaaacttatacggtaccaattttgatgcaccagatgcgcatttcgacaaataatgtctcttcagtgatgctcaaccgaaatgttcaaaatccgaaataacaatgaagtgttagagctattatagggaaaaacagtgtgccaaaaaaagtggagtcaaattaggagtaatgtcaatttctaaaattttagacaattttcaaggtctggtcttacaatttaaaatgcaactttAAAACGTGGGGattggagatcaaatttttgaattattcgcgaaaatactgaatttttgtacaaaatttcgagtaaattaaaacttttttaagaatcggtgttctgtttggaaaaatacatcaaccaagtcaataaattacaacagttgaactagttccaagtctcaactacctgtatcataaatcataaaactgaaatacatgtataggagtataaaaataaacgatacattggatgaaacagaaactgtaatatcatgcagaattagaactttttgatttatgaatccttccgccacaaaacatagtccctgccaaaccctttcaaaatttgaattgacacaaaaattttcaactggatagggttcagtaaaaaatatgtaatatgtttgcaccaatgggatcaataTTGAATCAGTAAATACTTaattgtagcatcctgcgcagttgtactcaaaaacttaggagctaacttccttaaacacAGCTTTgattgcacacacacacacacacacacacacacacacacacacacacacattaattCATATAGTAGAATTTTCAGTGTACGCCATATTTCCCGATTTACAATTCTGCAacactctgaccagtaaatcatacaATGCAAGGATCCATAGACATTGCATGGTAAATATTCGACTCTGATAGAAGATAACTGATCAGCACGTGTTTATTGTaggaatacaaatggaatttACCGTTTTGTTTCAAGGATTATCGTATGAAAATAAAGGAATCTTAATATTATTTAGAGTCTTTTGAAAAATGTACACGTACAGCTGCGGTCTTTTACAGGTATTACAAGTatacccaggtaaatagtcctCCACATTCCATGCGTTTTCATGGCAAGCACATGTAATGCGTATACGTTgcagtagtatttatgtaaaacttatacggtactaattttgatgcaccagatgcgcatttcgacaaataatgtctcttcagtgatgctcaaccgaaatttttgaaatccgaaataacaatgaagttttatagctattataggggaaacaGTGTGcgaaaaaagtggagtcaaattcgtctaaggataagagctatgcatgagggagataatccttaattttgaaatgaatttctaaattttatagcatgtatttcaattttgcTTGAAGTGAGTGTGAATGGTATATATGTTAtgccctttgcttattccattctatcaatagataatagaaAGAATATTTCTCTGTGTTTTTGTATAGTTGTGACATGTTTACTGCAACTGTacgtacatatacatatacatgcatataaagAAAAGCcattctaaatttatttatccaaagctcttagaatgatttactattGTATGATTTTCTCTCtcataattttgagcactgcatggtgttcCAAAACATGATTTCGTTGATTTTTGATGTCCTAtgaattagtatcggagatgtacgtgttacctgtcgatgCTCCCGCATAGGTAAATCAAaaacactgatgtgaagtgaagcgtagcaaagcttGCACCCTTACATATATACCATGCGAAGCCTGATACGTATAACAATAGAACGTATGCATAAAAATTCTAAGAATTTTCTTAAGTATATACTTAAATTTCTTAAGTATATACTTAGCTAAGTAAGATTCTTAAGTTCCGTTGCATAAAACCTCTAAGCAACATGCTTAGTTGTTTTTAGCTAAGTACATCGCAATATGCTTAAGTTTATCGTTGCTATGTCAAACGTCATTTCCGCTTTCACTTTACCGTAAACACAGATTGCTTGGAGTTGAACATTTTCTTGATAAGTCTCTCTTGTATCGCtaataaattatgaaatactATAATTTTTTTGTGTTATGCAaggttaataaaataaatagacCAAAATCAAATGTCGTTTTATATGACGATATATCCGATTTTATCGTCTGCATCTGCATTGATCCTTGAAAATATGGCAGAAAGAGAAGGTGTTGAGAGTCAGTCATTACAGACAACTAAGAAAAGAAAACCGAATTGGACAGCAGATGAATGCTTGTTTTTAAGCAAGTGTGTAGAAGAACACAAAAGTATCCTTCGAGCTAAATTCGGAACGGGGGTTACGACATTAAAGAAACGGGagatttggaggaaaatcacaGATGCCATCAATGCCTCTTCCTCCACCAAGCGAACGGTGGAGGAGGTTGAGAAGAAATGGCACAATATACAGATGAATGGGAAAGCAGAGCTGGCAGACGCACGACGTAGTGTGAAACAAACGGGTAAACGAATATATATTAAatctatatagtatatatatagtatgcatttcaaatttgcttgaaaaacatacACGAACAAGACAGGCACTAAATCCAGTCCCCATAATGTGCTGATGATGAACTATATTTCTTTACTATCgcatttataaataaatagaGACCTAGGCACTCGAGGGTAGCCTAATTGCATGTTATCTTACCGTACCATCTAGTATGTATCCAAACAGGCCCAATATCATATGTTGTTTCTGTATTCAGCAATCAAATCCTCAACAAATTCGAATATCGCAGTCTTCACAAAGTTATACACAGTAAACAAAATGTCGAAATATGCATCGTCGTTGACTGAAATGACGTAATATTATTCAAAGGTTATGTCCCttttttgacccccccccctcttccggTCATGAATAGATCCTTATAAATCATGAAAAAGTAAGTGTGGAAAGTTAGCTTACATAGGTGACGTATAAGCCATTGctattttgagaattttttaatttaacttaatgacagaaaaatatgaataatgtaAAACCTTTGATCGATATGACCCttctaaataaatataatgtgcATGCACTTAAAAaggaatttttcaaacaatttttcatCATCTAATTATTACCAGGGCGGATCGAGGaattttgaagggggggggggtacaattAATTCTGGTTTTCAAAATTGGGGGTACATCTTAAAGATGCGTAATTTATGTTCCATAACGATGCGAGAGATAAGATATTGACAGAGTTGTTGCTAGACGGTAGGgttctaattattgtattatatcgaacttttcgccgaaattttcaagcgatgcagctggtaaaaacgaaaaccaagatggcggcgtggtataccttgtcaatattatgtttacaggaagacaattttttttattatagatatttaaaacgtcgagtgcctgtgtcaTGATGGGTGTGCTGCTAGAGAATATGAGAATATTTCTCGTAATATAAGCGATaagtgtttatttttcaaagtgctCCGATATATATTAGGCCCTAATTTCCTTACCTGTTGTACCGTGACTGTGGACCAGCTTGTGGATTTAAAAAAGGTGTCAGCAGCCAGTCTTTCCCAGGATAACCGCTATCACCGAGAAGATGGCATTTCACGGGCAATAAACGTCGTTGAAAGAGCTGAAATAGACCACTCTCCCTCAGTATTCTGGCATCGTGAGTCGCTCCCGGCCAGCTTGCCACGATGTCTAAAATCTTATAACTGGCATCACATACAATCTGTACATTTATACTGTGAAAGTTTTTCCGGTTGACATACTCCACTTCGTGTTCACTGGGAGCTATAATTCGCACATGAGTTCCATCAATCGCCCCAACCACGCCAGGGAAACCAGCAATGGCAAAAAAGTCAACCTGGTGCTTTCGAATAGTTCCTGGGTCCATTGGAAAGGAAACGAATCGCTTGACAATATTTGGTTGAACAAGAGCGGTAGTAACTCTTTGAATTATTCTTGAAACCGTTGACTGGTGAAGACCAAAGTTGTCACCACTACATAGCTGCATCTTACCTGTAGCATAGTATCTCAAGGCAACCATGACTTGCACAATTGCAGGTACACTGTGATTTCTGTTGGTCAAAGGCATAACgtcattttgaattaaatctgTTATAAATTCAATTCCTTCCTGATCAAATCTAAATCTGTGCTGCAGTTCTGCTGCTGTCATTGATTCTAAGGGATTAATTCGTGGTTTGAATGTTCTCTGTTTTCTGTCAGCCATTTTGTTCTTGCTAAGCAATATGCTTAAGAACTTAAGACAAGTAAAGACCATGCTTAACTTTAAGCATATACTAAGCATATACTTAAGAGTTAAGAAGTTTTATGCAATCTGCTAAGCAATATGCTAAGTAAAATCTCAACCTGCTAAGCAAGAAATTCATACTTAAGTATATGCTTAAGGACTTAAGAATGTTTATGCATACGACTCCAGTAATTCATCtcattaaaggagtttatatggggacagcagttttacatgatccgcctattcattgaacgcgggaaataaaacgcaaggcgacgtaaactgtgcattgtgacgtcacatttagcctcgacttttttctctttttcaaagcaaacaattataaacaacaataatacattccgtatgcaatgaaaaaggccgttaaaactaaacaaaattaaccaataaattcaaaatggtaaaaaagtaaccgtaattttatcgtatattcttattcaaagaaactcgtgaactcgttcatctatttagtcgtattacggttttatatgtatttatttgctaaaacctatTACAATGATAATTGTACTATTCAcgttgaacaaactgagtgtttaaattacgaattgcacatcagtcttctattattggcattcaaaataaaacacgaataactgttgaagcaggtaatgaaaaaataaatggcggcgcccatatggatcacgaaaatttcagaaaacgtatatagagattatctctttttcttttgctgattttgacttttttcttttacatacgtgttacctttagagccttgcttcgcggacgggccttcggcccgtccgagcttcgctcggtattaaaCGAGAATTTATGAGAACTACATGATACACCTATTTATTTAAAGCGGTGGGTATAACGCCAACCtacgtaaacagtgcattgtgacgtcactttTAGCTTCGCTGTTTTGCCTTTCACACCAAGCATTTATAGACAACAACAGTACCTCCCGTTTGTAGTTTCAAGACaactgaaaataaacaaatttaactGACAAATTCATATTAGCAAAACAAATAAGCATTTATATATCCtttttattaattatttaaaGAAGCTCATGAACTATTCAGTCctattactgtttttctatttgattaTTTGCTAagaattgctacaaaaataattatactattcattttcaacaaattgagtatttaaattacaaattgcacgcCAGAGTCTTGTATTTTCGTAAATTAAGAtcaaaacacgaataactgttgaagcaacTAATGGATATAAAAATGGCCGCGCTCATATAAATCACGctaatttcagtgaacgtatgtaggGATGCATGgtatctttttcttttgctgattttgacgtttccttttacatacattacttttagagccttgcttcgcggaagAGGCTTCGGTCCGTCCGAGTTTCGCGCGGTATTATaaacggtgtgaccgttggaacGAGCGAAGCATGAAAATCTCATTGGCGTTCATAATTCGATCAAATGCGGTAAATTAGAATtcactttaaaatatttactttatttatgaaattccccttgcgCTAAACGCACAGTAACATCTTAATATTAAAGGGGGAATAAAATTACGAGGATAACTACAGactccgcctattcatttacaGCGGGGAATATAACGCTAGCCAACGTAAAccgtgcattgtgatgtcacatgaATTAGCCTcgatttctttctttctttcaaatcaaacaaatataaacaacatcccgtggggacccaagttagaataggtcttcagtaccccttgcttgtcgtaagaggtgactaaatggggcggtccttcaaatgagaccgtaaaaaccgaggccccgtgtcacagcaggtgtgcacgataaagatccctccctgctcaaaggccgtaggcgccgagcataggcctagattttatagcccttcaccggcattggtgacgtctccatatgagtgaaatattctcgagcggaacGTTAAACTTTATTCAATTAATCAACCAATAAACAACATCAATAAACCAAGTACTGCATTATAATAGTGTTAATATAATACCTTTGCCTGTTGAAACAATCCATTCCATATTGTGTTCCAGTGTAGACACCCGATCCTTGGTATCTTGTAAGGTCGTAGACAAAGTAGAGTACTGATTTGTCAGGGAGGATATGTGACTTGATGAGTTACGCCGATTCCGAGAAACCGTTGTGTGCAGTGAACTTAGACTACTTTGAACGCTATGCAAGTCGCTGGAAAGTGTGGACAGCTTAGAGGACATGGTTGAATATTGACTAGACAGTGAGGAAACTTGTCGTTGGTTTTGAGACACTGTTCCTTGTAATGAACTTAATCTGCTCTGTGTTGTATTCAGATCACTAGAGAACGTGGACAGTTGATTTTCGTTGTGATGCTCCAGCGTTAAGAATGTCGACAGAGACTGGTTAACAGCTGACAATGTATGCGTTAAGGATTGTATTTGATTTGCAGTTTCTTGATACTTAAGGGAAATTGTTTCATTTAGAACACTTACTTCTTGTTTCAGTTCCTTGACAATTTGCTCTTGACTGGATAGGGATGCAGTAAGGACTCGAACGGAGGTTGCCATGCTGTTAATTTTCAAGGCAAGATCGGTGTCATCGGAGATGTTGGAATATCTGTTACATTCATCCGTTATACGCTGAACATCGATTTGGAGAATAGATAATTCGTGCCTTAGAGATTGGGTTGATGATAGTTGATCCGAAATGTTTTGAAGTTGGTTAATTCTCTGATACTGTATTTCTATCGTTTGGCTTTGTTCTATCATGTGGTCCTGCAGCGACTCCAATTGTTTTTCCAAAAACCAAATGCGATCGTGTCCTCCAGAACGGTTTACTGGTTTATTCGTATCAATAAGTAAACTGCATATCGGTTGAAGAACACCAAATATCACAACAATAAGAAGCATCATGATGAACGTGTAAGCTTCCTTTGTTAGAAAGGAACAATCTATCAAATTTATATAGCTATTTCAAATGATTCTATCAGATAGAGACCAATGAAAAGGCTtgacagaaataaaatgaagaagTCTACGTATTGCATTCTATTAGATCCAAGTCGATAACTCGACACTTGAAATCGTATCTTACGAGGACAGACTACGTAGAACACGATAGAGAGAAGAACATTTAGAACACTGTACGTCAACCTGCCGGTATCAAAACAATAATTTGCTATGGTGAAAACTTGAATACCAGGGCTGTTTGAAGTAAAAACAAATCTTTgatacttttatttattttaacattGCTATTTTGAATACATCTGGTGATAGTTACATTTTTTATGAAGTTGTCATGTTTTATAGAAAACATTCATAGTATTATGTAACTGCCTTCTTACAGGAAAGCTGAAAGTTTCATTGTTAGAGCTATATTTGTATAGACGAAATCTAAGATCATTACAAGTTTTTAAAGCTTCCATTCGGCCCTGGATTATCTGATCTGGTCCTAATCGCCCTGTCCTTTAAGTTTTCGAGGTAACTAGATCCAGTCATGGGTAACATTTTGTAGACTTCCATCACTCGTTGGTCTTTGCATAGAATCAAAACACAGGGCCCACTTGCTTTTCTTCTTGTTACTTCTTGTTACTCGGTTGGGTTTTCGAGAATTGGCTTCGATTTTGGCAAAGCTTGGGATTTGGATTCAAACAGAGACAGCAGATTCGTGTGACCATCCTTTTGCTACACTTTTGAATATATGCGGTGGGTGGTATCTGAAGACATCAAGTATAGATGAGAATCAGTGGGCTTGGTGTAACTCTATATGGCCATCAATTATCGTGCCTATGGTGTCCAAGAATCATACAGTTCcattgtgatttttaaagagtCGTGGAATGGGTTGGAAAAAGCTACAAAGTCGTTGAGACTGTCTCAATTTCTGGAATACGTCATACCAATATCATTTATGAAACGCAGTCAGTTTAGGGAACTTTACGGTGGTGATATAAAGTAGGTTGCATTCCAGTTTTCCCATAAACATCTTGGAGGAGTTTGTCATTTTGGTTCCCATAGCGGTGCCACTAATTTGGAGATCACCAgtaaacatttgattttaaatctatGTACACAAACAACTGTATATGTCACTAGGCCATCTGCAATACACAATTAAGCGACAGTCACTTGACCATATCAAGAAAGAATATA
Coding sequences:
- the LOC130050519 gene encoding uncharacterized protein LOC130050519, which translates into the protein MMLLIVVIFGVLQPICSLLIDTNKPVNRSGGHDRIWFLEKQLESLQDHMIEQSQTIEIQYQRINQLQNISDQLSSTQSLRHELSILQIDVQRITDECNRYSNISDDTDLALKINSMATSVRVLTASLSSQEQIVKELKQEVSVLNETISLKYQETANQIQSLTHTLSAVNQSLSTFLTLEHHNENQLSTFSSDLNTTQSRLSSLQGTVSQNQRQVSSLSSQYSTMSSKLSTLSSDLHSVQSSLSSLHTTVSRNRRNSSSHISSLTNQYSTLSTTLQDTKDRVSTLEHNMEWIVSTGKDTRITGGNYSGMGRLEVEYRGKWGTVCDDQFTSDSAKVACRQVGYA